In Macrobrachium rosenbergii isolate ZJJX-2024 chromosome 48, ASM4041242v1, whole genome shotgun sequence, one DNA window encodes the following:
- the LOC136831473 gene encoding uridine diphosphate glucose pyrophosphatase NUDT14-like, which translates to MDKIEDVSVEPLTESKFVIPYRMHYKQDGKKKVWDLVTQHESVSIIIYNTDKKVLVFVRQFRPAVYYSIVRHKEPDCKVVDTSKFPGVDGITLELCAGIHDKDQSLVQDAKDEVLEECGYDVPLERFQKILTFRSGVGVTGDLQTMFYVEVTNEMKKSQGGGLEAEGELIDVVEMSIPEVRALISQDTVNCPGGFLFAVMWFLHNKAPKD; encoded by the exons ATGGATAAGATTGAAGATGTATCTGTAGAACCACTCACAGAGTCAAAATTTGTTATCCCTTACCGAATGCATTATAAACAG gaTGGGAAAAAGAAGGTATGGGACCTAGTAACCCAGCATGAAAGTGTTTCAATCATTATCTACAATACCGACAAGAAAGTGCTTGTGTTCGTACGACAGTTTCGCCCTG CTGTGTATTATAGTATAGTGAGACATAAGGAGCCAGACTGTAAAGTTGTTGATACTTCAAAGTTCCCTGGTGTGGATGGCATCACTCTTGAACTTTGTGCTGGGATTCATGACAAAGATCAGTCACTAGTTCAAGATGCCAAAGATGAAGTTCTTGAAGAGTGTGGTTATGATGTCCCACTGGAGAGATTCCAAAAAATACTAACCTTTAG ATCTGGTGTAGGAGTAACAGGAGATCTTCAGACAATGTTCTATGTTGAAGTCACAAATGAGATGAAGAAATCTCAAG GTGGAGGCTTAGAAGCTGAAGGTGAATTAATTGATGTGGtcgaaatgtcaattcctgaagTCCGAGCATTGATAAGCCAAGATACAGTGAACTGTCCTGGAGggtttttatttgctgttatgtGGTTTTTACACAACAAAGCCCCAAAGGATTGA